The following are from one region of the Methyloversatilis discipulorum genome:
- a CDS encoding FmdB family zinc ribbon protein — protein sequence MPTYDFHCEAHGSFSAMRSIAQRDAPCLCPACGQPAARQLISAPAFADMPGQLRSAHATNERARHEPKLASRTHGPGCSCCSGKTSKTTAVARDGSKAFPTKRPWMISH from the coding sequence ATGCCGACCTACGACTTTCACTGCGAGGCGCATGGCAGCTTTTCCGCCATGCGCAGCATCGCGCAGCGGGACGCGCCCTGCCTGTGCCCGGCCTGCGGCCAGCCGGCCGCACGCCAGCTGATTTCGGCACCGGCTTTCGCCGACATGCCGGGCCAGCTGCGCAGCGCGCACGCCACCAACGAACGCGCACGTCACGAGCCCAAGCTGGCCAGCCGCACGCACGGCCCCGGCTGCTCGTGCTGCAGCGGCAAGACAAGCAAGACCACGGCCGTCGCGCGCGACGGCTCCAAGGCCTTCCCGACGAAACGCCCCTGGATGATCAGTCACTGA
- the fmdA gene encoding formamidase, with the protein MAETLIKVDLKQSPYENDMVHNRWHPDIPIVAWVKPGDDFKIETYDWTGGYIQNNDSADDVRDVDLTTVHFLSGPIGVEGCEPGDLLVVDILDIGAKEDSLWGFNGFFSKKNGGGFLTDHFPLAQKSIWDIKGMFTESRHVPGVKYAGLIHPGLIGCLPDPKLLEEWNKREIDFINTDPERVPPLGCPPCAPTAHMGRLKGEARDKAAMEGARTVPPREHGGNCDIKDLSRGSRIYFPVYVKGGGLSMGDLHFSQGDGEITFCGAIEMAGWLHLRVNIIKDGMKKYAVKNPIFKPSPITPKYDDYLIFEGISVDEQGKQHYLDVHVAYRQACLNAIEYLKKFGYSGAQAYSILGTAPVQGHISGVVDIPNACATLWLPTDIFDFDIMPTEAGPQKFLDGSVQMPISEDV; encoded by the coding sequence ATGGCAGAGACCCTGATCAAGGTAGACCTGAAGCAGTCGCCGTATGAGAACGACATGGTGCACAACCGCTGGCATCCGGACATCCCCATCGTCGCGTGGGTGAAGCCGGGCGACGACTTCAAGATCGAAACCTACGACTGGACCGGCGGCTACATCCAGAACAACGACAGCGCCGACGACGTGCGCGACGTCGACCTGACCACGGTGCACTTCCTGTCCGGCCCGATCGGCGTCGAAGGCTGCGAGCCGGGCGACCTGCTGGTGGTCGACATCCTCGACATCGGCGCCAAGGAAGACAGCCTGTGGGGCTTCAACGGCTTCTTCTCGAAGAAGAACGGCGGCGGCTTCCTGACCGACCACTTCCCGCTGGCGCAGAAGTCGATCTGGGACATCAAGGGCATGTTCACCGAATCGCGCCACGTGCCGGGCGTCAAGTACGCCGGCCTGATCCACCCGGGCCTGATCGGCTGCCTGCCCGATCCCAAGCTGCTCGAAGAGTGGAACAAGCGCGAGATCGACTTCATCAACACCGACCCCGAGCGCGTGCCGCCGCTGGGCTGCCCGCCGTGCGCACCGACCGCGCACATGGGTCGCCTGAAGGGCGAGGCGCGCGACAAGGCGGCGATGGAAGGCGCGCGTACCGTGCCGCCGCGCGAACACGGCGGCAACTGCGACATCAAGGACCTGTCGCGTGGCTCGCGCATCTACTTCCCGGTCTATGTGAAGGGCGGCGGCCTGTCGATGGGCGACCTGCACTTCTCGCAGGGCGACGGTGAAATCACCTTCTGCGGCGCCATCGAAATGGCCGGCTGGCTGCACCTGCGGGTGAACATCATCAAGGACGGCATGAAGAAGTACGCGGTCAAGAACCCGATCTTCAAGCCCAGCCCGATCACGCCCAAGTACGACGACTACCTCATCTTCGAAGGCATCTCTGTCGACGAGCAGGGCAAGCAGCATTACCTCGACGTGCATGTCGCCTACCGTCAGGCCTGCCTGAACGCGATCGAGTACCTGAAGAAATTCGGCTACTCGGGCGCCCAGGCCTACTCGATTCTCGGCACCGCACCGGTGCAGGGCCACATCAGCGGCGTGGTCGACATTCCGAATGCCTGCGCGACGCTGTGGCTGCCGACCGACATCTTCGATTTCGACATCATGCCGACCGAAGCCGGTCCGCAGAAATTCCTCGACGGCAGCGTGCAGATGCCGATCTCGGAAGACGTCTGA
- the urtE gene encoding urea ABC transporter ATP-binding subunit UrtE: MLNVKDVHVAYGQSEALHGISFEANANETVAIMGRNGMGKTTLFKSLIGILPLKSGQIEVAGNEVSKDESYKRVAKGIAYVPQGRMIFPTLTVEENIHTGLENAKVKKVPDEIYALFPVLWEMRRRKGGNLSGGQQQQLAIARALVTDPKVLLLDEPTEGIQPSIIKDIARALNEIRKLRQITIVVSEQVLSFAMDVADRLFVIEGGRLVHESTRAETDTAHIKQFLSV; this comes from the coding sequence ATGCTCAACGTCAAGGACGTACATGTCGCCTACGGGCAGAGCGAGGCACTGCACGGCATCTCGTTCGAAGCCAACGCCAACGAAACGGTCGCCATCATGGGCCGCAACGGCATGGGCAAGACCACGCTGTTCAAGTCGCTGATCGGCATCCTGCCGCTGAAGAGCGGTCAGATCGAAGTCGCCGGCAACGAAGTGTCGAAGGACGAAAGCTACAAGCGCGTCGCCAAGGGCATCGCCTACGTGCCGCAGGGCCGGATGATTTTCCCGACGCTCACCGTCGAGGAGAACATCCACACCGGCCTGGAGAATGCCAAGGTCAAGAAGGTGCCGGACGAGATCTACGCCCTCTTCCCGGTGCTGTGGGAGATGCGCCGCCGCAAGGGCGGCAACCTGTCGGGTGGCCAGCAGCAACAGCTGGCCATTGCCCGCGCGCTGGTGACCGATCCCAAGGTGCTGCTGCTCGACGAGCCGACCGAAGGCATACAGCCCTCGATCATCAAGGACATCGCGCGCGCGCTGAACGAAATCCGCAAGTTGCGCCAGATCACGATCGTCGTGTCCGAGCAGGTGCTCAGCTTCGCGATGGACGTGGCCGACCGCCTGTTCGTCATCGAGGGCGGCCGCCTGGTGCATGAGAGCACCCGCGCGGAAACCGATACCGCGCACATCAAGCAGTTCCTGTCCGTCTGA
- the urtD gene encoding urea ABC transporter ATP-binding protein UrtD, with amino-acid sequence MSNTDFVLAIEDLTVSFDGFKAIDALTLYVDRGELRVIIGPNGAGKTTLLDLICGKTKASGGSIKFKNVEMTKLQEHKIVRAGIGRKFQTPSIYENLSVFKNLEVSFPRGRSVLGALGFRCTDEVKARVQSVADEIGLGDALDTEAGLLSHGQKQWLEIGMLLMQEPELLMLDEPIAGMSVRERELTAELLQRICKGRSVIVIEHDMDFVKRIAHKVTVMHQGKILAEGSMDKVQNDPKVIDVYLGH; translated from the coding sequence ATGAGCAATACCGACTTCGTACTGGCGATCGAGGACCTCACCGTGTCCTTCGACGGCTTCAAGGCGATCGACGCGCTGACCCTCTACGTCGATCGCGGCGAGCTGCGCGTGATCATCGGCCCGAACGGCGCCGGCAAGACCACGCTGCTCGACCTGATCTGCGGCAAGACCAAGGCCAGCGGCGGCAGCATCAAGTTCAAGAACGTGGAGATGACCAAGCTGCAGGAACACAAAATCGTGCGCGCCGGCATCGGCCGCAAGTTCCAGACGCCGTCGATCTACGAAAACCTTTCGGTGTTCAAGAACCTGGAAGTGTCCTTCCCGCGCGGCCGCAGCGTGCTCGGCGCGCTCGGCTTCCGCTGCACCGACGAGGTGAAGGCGCGCGTGCAGTCGGTGGCCGACGAGATCGGCCTCGGCGACGCGCTCGACACCGAAGCCGGCCTGCTCAGCCACGGCCAGAAGCAGTGGCTGGAAATCGGCATGTTGCTGATGCAGGAGCCGGAGCTGCTGATGCTCGACGAGCCGATCGCCGGCATGAGCGTGCGCGAACGCGAACTGACCGCCGAACTGCTGCAGCGCATCTGCAAGGGCCGCTCGGTGATCGTGATCGAGCACGACATGGATTTCGTCAAGCGCATCGCCCACAAGGTCACCGTCATGCACCAGGGAAAGATCCTCGCCGAAGGATCGATGGACAAGGTGCAGAACGATCCCAAGGTCATCGACGTTTATCTGGGCCACTGA
- the urtC gene encoding urea ABC transporter permease subunit UrtC, whose product MDAFKNWVARTGMGSVLILALVIMVVFPLTMDIFRLNLVGKYLTYAFVAVGLVMLWGYGGILSLGQGVFFGLGGYMMAMFLKLEASDPESTKIQSTPGIPDFMDWNQITELPFWWEPFNHLPLALIAVVLVPMLLAFIISFAMFKRRVGGVYFAIITQAVALILTVLIIGQQGYTGGVNGITDLKTLLGWDIRDDSSKYVLYFVNAALLIGVILLCRWIQMSKLGTLLLAMRDKEDRVRFSGYDVAMFKVFVFVLAAGISAIGGAMFTLQVGFMSPSFVGIVPSIEMVIFAAVGGRMSLVGAVYGALLVNAGKTYFSESAPDLWLFLMAALFIGVVLAFPNGLAGLYESHVKPWFSRRKSVAKPAASAGEPPAPPSAPTHKSAPPAALPGGVQGQSA is encoded by the coding sequence ATGGACGCATTCAAGAACTGGGTTGCACGAACCGGCATGGGGAGCGTGCTCATCCTCGCGCTCGTCATCATGGTCGTGTTCCCGCTGACGATGGACATCTTCCGTCTGAACCTCGTCGGCAAGTACCTCACCTACGCCTTCGTCGCCGTCGGCCTCGTCATGCTGTGGGGCTACGGCGGCATCCTGAGCCTGGGCCAGGGCGTGTTCTTCGGCCTCGGCGGCTACATGATGGCGATGTTCCTGAAGCTCGAGGCCTCCGATCCGGAATCGACCAAGATCCAGAGCACGCCGGGCATTCCGGACTTCATGGACTGGAACCAGATCACCGAACTGCCGTTCTGGTGGGAGCCGTTCAACCACCTGCCGCTGGCGCTGATCGCGGTGGTGCTGGTGCCGATGCTGCTGGCCTTCATCATCAGCTTCGCCATGTTCAAGCGCCGGGTCGGTGGCGTGTATTTCGCCATCATCACGCAGGCGGTGGCACTCATCCTGACCGTGCTCATCATCGGCCAGCAGGGCTACACCGGCGGCGTCAACGGCATCACCGACCTGAAGACCCTGCTCGGCTGGGACATCCGCGACGACTCGTCGAAGTACGTCCTGTACTTCGTCAATGCCGCGCTGCTGATCGGCGTCATCCTGCTCTGCCGCTGGATACAGATGTCCAAGCTCGGCACCCTGCTGCTGGCGATGCGCGACAAGGAAGACCGCGTCCGCTTCTCCGGCTACGACGTGGCGATGTTCAAGGTGTTCGTGTTCGTGCTGGCGGCCGGCATATCGGCCATCGGCGGCGCGATGTTCACGCTGCAGGTCGGCTTCATGTCGCCGTCCTTCGTCGGCATCGTGCCGTCGATCGAAATGGTCATCTTCGCCGCGGTGGGCGGTCGCATGTCGCTGGTCGGCGCGGTGTATGGCGCGCTGCTGGTCAATGCCGGCAAGACCTACTTCTCGGAGAGCGCGCCCGACCTCTGGCTGTTCCTGATGGCCGCGCTGTTCATCGGCGTCGTGCTCGCCTTCCCCAACGGTCTGGCCGGTCTGTACGAAAGCCACGTGAAGCCCTGGTTCTCGCGTCGCAAGTCCGTCGCCAAGCCGGCTGCGTCCGCGGGCGAACCGCCGGCACCGCCCTCGGCCCCCACCCACAAGTCCGCACCGCCCGCCGCACTGCCCGGCGGCGTCCAGGGCCAGTCGGCCTGA
- the urtB gene encoding urea ABC transporter permease subunit UrtB, producing MSFDEIYNIALMQGFAGLSLFSVLLLMGLGLAIIFGQMGVINMAHGEFMTIGAYTIFMFSSLTETYAPGLVQAYFPIAIIAAFFIAFAFGWLTEWALIRHLYKRPLDTLLATWGLSLGMQQVFRSTFGPKEVSPTLPEWLMGSWAPSEGLDIPINGLFVLGLTAVVTGGVLLALYKSRWGLRVRATVANRAMANATGINTKRTDRLTFAIGCGIAGVAGAAFTTIGSTGPTSGSLYIVDAFLVVTFGGAASLLGTVASAFGIAQTQSIAEFFLTGSMAKVLTLLLIVTILMIRPQGLFASKIRR from the coding sequence ATGTCGTTCGACGAAATCTACAACATCGCCCTGATGCAGGGCTTCGCCGGGCTGAGCCTGTTCTCGGTCCTGCTGCTGATGGGCCTCGGCCTCGCCATCATCTTCGGCCAGATGGGCGTGATCAACATGGCGCATGGCGAATTCATGACCATCGGCGCCTACACCATCTTCATGTTCTCCAGCCTGACGGAAACCTACGCGCCCGGGCTGGTGCAAGCCTATTTTCCGATCGCCATCATCGCCGCCTTCTTCATCGCCTTCGCCTTCGGCTGGCTGACCGAGTGGGCGCTGATACGGCATCTGTACAAACGTCCGCTGGATACGCTGCTCGCCACCTGGGGCCTGTCGCTGGGCATGCAGCAGGTGTTCCGCTCGACCTTCGGTCCGAAGGAAGTGAGCCCGACCCTGCCCGAGTGGCTGATGGGTTCGTGGGCGCCGTCCGAAGGGCTGGACATCCCGATCAACGGCCTGTTCGTGCTCGGCCTCACTGCAGTCGTGACCGGCGGCGTGCTGCTTGCGCTGTACAAGTCGCGCTGGGGTCTGCGCGTGCGCGCCACCGTCGCCAACCGCGCGATGGCCAATGCCACCGGCATCAACACCAAGCGCACCGACCGCCTCACTTTCGCCATCGGCTGCGGCATCGCCGGTGTGGCCGGCGCGGCCTTCACCACCATCGGTTCGACCGGCCCGACTTCCGGTTCGCTCTACATCGTCGATGCCTTCCTGGTGGTGACCTTCGGCGGCGCCGCCTCGCTGCTCGGCACCGTGGCGTCGGCCTTCGGCATCGCCCAGACGCAGTCGATCGCCGAGTTCTTCCTGACCGGCTCGATGGCCAAGGTACTCACGCTGCTGCTCATCGTGACCATCCTGATGATCCGTCCGCAGGGCCTCTTCGCCTCGAAGATCCGCCGCTGA
- the urtA gene encoding urea ABC transporter substrate-binding protein: MADKKDTIPAPLTDEQRRKVLLGMAAAPALMVPGVSFGNAQFPTAKVNTTKLAVTDTEVIVGQLHSATGTMAISETGSIQAEQLAIDQINAMGGILGRKIKVIKEDGASDWPTFAEKSKKLLVNDKVACVFGCWTSASRKAVLPVFEKENGLLYYPTFYEGLEQSKNVIYTGQEATQQIIWGLDWASKEKKAKTYFLVGSDYIWPRTSMKIARKHIESVGKLGKVVGEEYYPLGHTNFNSLINKIKVAKPDCIFAAVVGGSNVAFYKQLKAAGITGVKQFLLTLSVTEDEMLGVGGENFAGFYSSMKYFQSLDNPNNKAFVEAFKKAYGPKSVIGDVTQAGYLGPWLWKAAVEKAGSFDVDKVVAASPGIELKTAPEGYVKLHENHHLWSKARIAQGQPDGTFKVVAESAELIEPNPFPKGYQ; the protein is encoded by the coding sequence ATGGCTGACAAGAAAGACACGATTCCGGCACCGCTCACCGACGAACAGCGTCGCAAGGTTCTGCTCGGCATGGCGGCTGCACCGGCGCTGATGGTGCCCGGCGTCAGCTTCGGCAATGCGCAGTTCCCGACAGCCAAGGTCAATACGACCAAGCTCGCGGTCACCGACACCGAAGTCATCGTGGGTCAGCTGCACTCCGCCACCGGCACGATGGCGATCTCGGAAACCGGCTCGATCCAGGCCGAACAGCTGGCGATCGACCAGATCAACGCGATGGGCGGCATCCTCGGTCGCAAGATCAAGGTGATCAAGGAAGACGGCGCCTCCGACTGGCCGACCTTCGCCGAGAAGTCGAAGAAGCTGCTGGTGAACGACAAGGTGGCCTGCGTGTTCGGCTGCTGGACCTCGGCCTCGCGCAAGGCGGTGCTGCCGGTGTTCGAGAAGGAGAACGGCCTGCTGTACTACCCGACCTTCTACGAAGGTCTGGAGCAGTCGAAGAACGTCATCTACACCGGTCAGGAAGCCACCCAGCAGATCATCTGGGGTCTCGACTGGGCGTCGAAGGAAAAGAAGGCCAAGACCTACTTCCTGGTCGGCTCGGACTACATCTGGCCGCGCACGTCGATGAAGATCGCGCGCAAGCACATCGAGTCGGTCGGCAAGCTGGGCAAGGTGGTCGGCGAGGAGTACTACCCGCTCGGCCACACCAACTTCAACTCGCTGATCAACAAGATCAAGGTCGCCAAGCCGGACTGCATCTTCGCAGCCGTGGTCGGCGGCTCCAACGTGGCCTTCTACAAGCAGCTGAAGGCGGCAGGCATCACCGGCGTCAAGCAGTTCCTGCTGACGCTGTCGGTGACCGAGGACGAAATGCTGGGCGTGGGCGGTGAAAACTTCGCCGGCTTCTACTCCTCGATGAAGTACTTCCAGTCGCTCGACAACCCGAACAACAAGGCTTTCGTCGAAGCGTTCAAGAAGGCCTACGGCCCGAAGTCGGTCATCGGCGACGTCACGCAGGCGGGCTATCTCGGCCCCTGGCTGTGGAAGGCCGCGGTCGAGAAGGCCGGCAGCTTCGATGTCGACAAGGTGGTCGCCGCCTCGCCCGGCATCGAACTGAAGACCGCACCGGAAGGCTACGTGAAGCTGCATGAGAACCACCACCTGTGGTCGAAGGCACGCATTGCCCAAGGCCAGCCGGACGGCACTTTCAAGGTGGTCGCCGAATCGGCTGAGCTGATCGAGCCGAATCCGTTCCCGAAGGGCTACCAGTAA
- a CDS encoding ATP-binding protein has product MSEATHQIFKIRRDYNTWVANETLEDYALRYTPRSFRKWSEWRVANTAFGAVSFLALEAIGGAIALNYGFTNALYAILLVGLITFLTGLPISYCAAKYGVDMDLLTRGAGFGYLGSTITSLVYASFTFIFFAIEAAIMALAFEMYFGLPLAWSYLLCSVVVIPLVIHGVTLISRIQLWTQPLWIVLLVLPYLAVWWQAPHLYSEFTGLSGRSSGSSEFDWIMFGAASTVAISLVVQIGEQVDYLRFLPEKTRENRVRWWASVLIAGPGWVVPGMVKMLGGAFLAFLALQAMVPVDRAVEPTQMYLAGFAYVFDSPAVVLAVTALFVIVSQLKINVTNAYAGSLAWSNFFARLTHSHPGRVVWLVFNVVIALLLMLLGVFEALEHVLGLYANLAIAWVGALVADLVVNKPLGLSPSHIEFKRAHLYEINPVGLGSMLIATVVSVLAYTGWMGDMAQAFSPFISLATAFVTAPLIALATRGRYYLARRSATQWRPGQTVTCHVCENSFESEDMAYCPAYGQPICSLCCTLESRCHDRCKTDASAADQLHAFLNAILPMQLARRVNFRVGHFLVVFLSLTVLLAVIFGVVFYQEAIVSGLYPAARDSLQLTLSKTFALLVLLCAVCAWWIVLGSESRRLAQDESNRQNQLLMREIDAHRKTDLALQKAKDAAESANLAKTRYVTGISHELRTPLNSILGYAQILLRETGGSGSTGKGGGDDTQKRALGTILRSGEHLLGLIDGLLDLARIEAGKLRLDPAPMPLRELLDDLAKMFEPQAARKGLQFRIETTGRLPDYVRVDAKRLRQVLINLLANAVKFTEQGEVVLRIDYRMEVARFEIADTGPGIAADDHARIFMPFERSASGRVIAEPGTGLGLSITRMLTSLMGGELTLDSELGRGSTFRLRLYLPEYLSVPTQTRSMRTVIGYEGPRMRVLLVDDDATQRHMLTGMLAPLGFDVDEAASGREALDCVARVRPDVVLLDINMDGMDGWETARRLREFDGAPIPVLMVSANVFENRSELLRTAGCAGFVPKPVMESELLDQLREALDLTWHVDEPADAAPPKAEPAADAPLAALDDEERAALLRLSRLGHVNGIATLLDAISERSEAAREDCRRLRALVDGFDLIRFTQLLQRDAHAL; this is encoded by the coding sequence ATGTCCGAAGCCACCCACCAGATATTCAAGATCCGCCGCGACTACAACACCTGGGTCGCCAACGAGACGCTCGAGGACTACGCGCTGCGCTACACGCCGCGCAGCTTCCGCAAGTGGTCGGAGTGGCGGGTCGCCAACACCGCCTTCGGCGCGGTGTCCTTCCTGGCGCTGGAGGCGATCGGCGGCGCCATCGCGCTGAACTACGGCTTCACCAATGCGCTGTATGCCATCCTGCTGGTCGGGCTGATCACCTTCCTGACCGGCCTGCCGATCAGCTACTGCGCCGCCAAGTACGGCGTGGACATGGACCTGCTCACGCGCGGTGCCGGCTTCGGCTACCTCGGCTCGACCATCACCTCGCTGGTCTATGCGAGCTTCACCTTCATCTTCTTCGCCATCGAGGCGGCCATCATGGCGCTCGCCTTCGAGATGTACTTCGGCCTGCCGCTGGCGTGGAGCTATCTGCTCTGCTCGGTGGTGGTGATTCCGCTGGTGATCCACGGTGTCACGCTGATCAGCCGCATACAGCTGTGGACGCAGCCGCTGTGGATCGTGCTGCTGGTGCTGCCCTACCTCGCGGTGTGGTGGCAGGCGCCGCACCTGTATTCGGAATTCACCGGCCTCAGTGGCCGCAGTTCGGGCAGCAGCGAATTCGACTGGATCATGTTCGGTGCGGCGTCGACGGTGGCGATCTCGCTGGTAGTGCAGATCGGCGAACAGGTCGACTACCTGCGCTTCCTGCCGGAGAAGACGCGCGAGAACCGGGTGCGCTGGTGGGCGTCGGTGCTGATCGCCGGCCCCGGATGGGTGGTGCCGGGCATGGTGAAGATGCTGGGCGGCGCCTTTCTCGCCTTCCTTGCGCTGCAGGCCATGGTGCCGGTGGACCGCGCGGTCGAACCCACGCAGATGTATCTCGCCGGCTTTGCCTACGTGTTCGATTCGCCGGCGGTGGTGCTGGCGGTGACCGCGCTGTTCGTCATCGTGTCGCAGCTGAAGATCAACGTGACCAATGCCTACGCCGGCTCGCTCGCCTGGTCGAACTTCTTCGCCCGCCTCACGCACAGCCACCCTGGCCGCGTCGTGTGGCTGGTGTTCAACGTCGTGATCGCGCTGCTGCTGATGCTGCTCGGCGTGTTCGAGGCGCTGGAGCACGTGCTCGGCCTCTACGCCAATCTCGCCATCGCCTGGGTCGGCGCGCTGGTAGCCGACCTGGTCGTGAACAAGCCGCTCGGTCTGTCGCCGTCGCACATCGAGTTCAAGCGCGCCCATCTGTACGAGATCAACCCGGTCGGCCTCGGCTCGATGCTGATCGCCACCGTCGTATCCGTGCTTGCCTACACCGGCTGGATGGGCGACATGGCGCAGGCCTTTTCGCCCTTCATCTCGCTGGCCACCGCCTTCGTCACCGCGCCGCTGATCGCGCTCGCCACGCGCGGCCGCTACTACCTCGCGCGGCGCAGTGCCACGCAGTGGCGGCCGGGCCAGACGGTGACCTGCCACGTCTGCGAAAACAGCTTCGAATCGGAGGACATGGCGTACTGCCCGGCCTACGGTCAGCCCATCTGTTCGCTGTGCTGCACGCTCGAATCGCGCTGCCACGACCGCTGCAAGACCGACGCCAGCGCCGCTGACCAGCTGCACGCCTTCCTGAACGCCATCCTGCCGATGCAACTGGCGCGGCGCGTGAACTTCCGCGTCGGCCATTTCCTGGTCGTGTTCCTGTCGCTCACCGTGCTGCTGGCGGTCATCTTCGGCGTCGTGTTCTACCAGGAGGCCATCGTCAGCGGCCTCTACCCGGCGGCGCGCGACAGCCTGCAGCTCACGCTGTCGAAAACCTTCGCGCTGCTGGTGCTGCTGTGTGCCGTGTGCGCCTGGTGGATCGTGCTCGGCTCGGAAAGCCGGCGGCTGGCGCAGGACGAATCGAACCGGCAGAACCAGCTGCTGATGCGCGAAATCGACGCGCACCGCAAGACCGACCTCGCGCTGCAGAAGGCCAAGGATGCCGCCGAGTCGGCCAACCTTGCCAAGACGCGCTACGTGACCGGCATCAGCCACGAACTGCGCACGCCGCTGAACAGCATTCTCGGCTACGCGCAGATCCTGCTGCGCGAAACGGGCGGCAGCGGCAGCACCGGCAAGGGCGGCGGCGACGACACGCAGAAGCGCGCGCTGGGCACCATCCTGCGCAGCGGCGAACATCTGCTGGGCCTGATCGACGGCCTGCTCGACCTGGCGCGCATCGAGGCCGGCAAGCTCAGGCTGGACCCGGCACCGATGCCGCTGCGCGAACTGCTGGATGATCTGGCCAAGATGTTCGAGCCGCAGGCGGCGCGCAAGGGCCTGCAGTTCCGCATCGAAACGACCGGCCGGCTGCCGGACTACGTACGTGTCGACGCCAAGCGGCTGCGCCAGGTGCTGATCAATCTGCTGGCGAATGCGGTCAAGTTCACCGAGCAGGGCGAAGTGGTGCTGCGCATCGATTACCGGATGGAGGTGGCGCGCTTCGAAATCGCCGACACCGGCCCCGGCATCGCGGCGGACGACCATGCGCGCATCTTCATGCCCTTCGAGCGCAGCGCCAGCGGCCGCGTCATCGCCGAGCCGGGCACCGGCCTGGGCCTGAGCATCACCCGCATGCTCACCTCGCTGATGGGCGGCGAACTGACGCTGGACAGCGAGCTCGGCCGCGGCTCCACTTTCCGTCTGCGGCTCTACCTGCCCGAATACCTGTCGGTGCCGACGCAGACGCGGTCGATGCGCACCGTCATCGGCTACGAAGGCCCGCGCATGCGCGTGCTGCTGGTCGATGACGACGCCACCCAGCGCCACATGCTGACCGGCATGCTGGCGCCGCTCGGTTTCGACGTCGACGAGGCGGCCAGCGGCCGCGAGGCGCTGGACTGCGTCGCCCGCGTGCGCCCGGACGTGGTGCTGCTGGACATCAATATGGACGGCATGGACGGTTGGGAAACCGCGCGCCGGCTGCGCGAGTTCGACGGCGCGCCGATACCGGTGCTGATGGTGTCGGCCAATGTGTTCGAGAACCGCAGCGAACTGCTGCGTACCGCCGGCTGCGCCGGCTTCGTGCCCAAACCGGTCATGGAGTCCGAACTGCTGGACCAGTTGCGCGAGGCGCTGGACCTGACCTGGCATGTCGACGAACCGGCCGACGCCGCACCGCCGAAGGCCGAGCCGGCCGCCGACGCGCCGCTTGCCGCGCTCGACGACGAAGAGCGCGCCGCGCTGCTGCGCCTGTCGCGGCTGGGCCACGTCAATGGCATCGCCACGCTGCTGGACGCGATTTCCGAACGGTCCGAGGCCGCACGCGAAGACTGCCGTCGCCTGCGCGCGCTGGTCGACGGCTTCGACCTCATACGCTTCACACAACTATTACAACGCGACGCCCATGCTCTCTGA
- a CDS encoding DNA-binding response regulator, with protein sequence MLSEFHQPVVLVVDDAPDSLGFLCDALSQAGYTVLIAHDGASALARLEWVVPDAILLDAVMPGLSGFETCRRIREEPGLTHVPIIFMTGLSGTAEVVEGFTAGGTDYVVKPLRVEEVLARLTAHVRNARAVRIARQAVDVAGLGVLVVDALGRVAWRSPRAGECLGQFGIDPAAATADWLGDPAGLTADPAAEARLLREQGDQALYARSLGAVGLGEHMLLLDVRKRGESSTRIAGAQLTPREAEVLSWLAKGKTNRDIGDILGMSPRTVNKHLEHIYEKLGVETRAAAAALAMRASSD encoded by the coding sequence ATGCTCTCTGAATTCCATCAACCGGTCGTGCTCGTCGTCGACGACGCACCCGATTCGCTCGGCTTCCTGTGCGACGCGCTGTCGCAGGCCGGCTACACCGTGCTGATCGCGCACGACGGCGCGTCGGCGCTGGCCCGTCTCGAATGGGTGGTGCCCGACGCCATCCTGCTCGACGCGGTGATGCCCGGCCTGTCCGGCTTCGAAACCTGCCGCCGCATCCGCGAAGAGCCGGGGCTGACCCACGTGCCCATCATCTTCATGACCGGGCTGTCGGGCACCGCAGAGGTGGTCGAGGGCTTTACCGCCGGCGGCACCGACTACGTGGTCAAGCCCCTGCGTGTCGAAGAGGTGCTGGCGCGGCTCACCGCCCACGTGCGCAACGCGCGCGCGGTGCGCATCGCACGGCAGGCGGTGGACGTGGCCGGCCTCGGCGTGCTGGTGGTCGATGCACTCGGCCGCGTCGCCTGGCGCTCGCCGCGTGCCGGCGAGTGCCTGGGTCAGTTCGGTATCGACCCGGCGGCCGCGACCGCCGACTGGCTGGGCGACCCGGCCGGCCTGACGGCAGACCCTGCCGCCGAGGCGCGCCTGCTGCGCGAGCAGGGCGACCAGGCGCTGTACGCGCGCAGCCTGGGTGCGGTGGGCCTGGGCGAACACATGCTGCTGCTCGACGTCAGGAAGCGCGGCGAATCGAGCACCCGCATCGCTGGCGCCCAGCTGACGCCGCGCGAGGCCGAGGTGCTGTCCTGGCTGGCCAAGGGCAAGACCAACCGCGATATCGGCGACATCCTCGGCATGAGTCCGCGCACTGTTAACAAGCACCTGGAGCACATCTACGAAAAGCTCGGCGTCGAAACCCGCGCCGCCGCCGCCGCGCTGGCGATGCGCGCGTCCAGCGACTGA